The Podarcis muralis chromosome 16, rPodMur119.hap1.1, whole genome shotgun sequence genomic interval tcgtctcttgtaagaatccaggcccggattttatgtttatgttcttatctgtttacagtttgtaactattcattaaaccatttccattctttaataaaaagtttgttctctatgatgatgatgatgactgtgaggtgttacaagtcattaacttcaagccacactgccatgcctttgaagacacaaaccatcccagcttttcagaactggctatcatggcttctttaatctttgtgtattgctccaccatgtggctgaatcatataaagcactgacttttacatatctcttgacctctaattgcaagaagatctcgttaacttggattataatctttataaattggagttgtggagcaggtcctcgagagggggggggctcccaccattcctcctcagtccagcccctgacaaccatgtgggttacggcgtcgatggctcattttgtggggcgatgtgaaacgtagtgttttcacccccaaaccttgcagggggcattctctgggtgtttggcgccgctttggagtgaattggacaacgtctgacttctggagaaattgggatcctgtGAGTTAGGgcaccaaaggctcatttttgggggtgccatgaaatgtggggttttcgctgccaaacatttcagggggtctttagcaggtgtttgccgttgctttgttgtgaatcctaagacatcgggttttcagcgaaatcgtggccaccatatctatcctgacagatgatttggcctgtcacccttgtgtggaagtaaaggatgagattcctctactactccgcctggggtctccaatgtggtgcacccagcctccactcacactattcctatgctggggaatttgggggtggtttgtggggatgttatgtactgagttgaataggatccaacatgcagcagtctgattggtccgcaggagccacccaatccagctccaggtggaagtgaatccacaacatgattggcctacaggagaatcccagaattagccaatcacgtgcagcccattgtgtaaataatgtatataaagcagatattgtgggggaactttcattcctcactactgtgAGCTGAAtactgttgtgtattgagtcaaaggattttatatctgtagtattattgtctgtatgtgcattagggtaaagtaactgccttttggttccagagggtacagctactattggttcatttaagctgctgtatttggatcctctgtcttattggtttcctccaaaaggcaggactgtgattgcctgatattgttccctccaaaatgtatcctttatAGCTAGTTCTCTGTCCCTATATAtgtagctctcccctcctcaggTCTTAGTCTTGTTTGctgtaataaagaagtgttactagagaactgtctccagcatattatgtcaagagagctgaaatcacaaaccccacgtcacaacaactggcgacgaaggtgggatccggaATGCTGAGGAGCGGTTAAACGCAGCCCTGCCTCAGAGTCCGGATTGTAGCTAAGAACAAGACTCACTGGCCAGCTGAGAAGACGACCCTGCCCACAGGACCATGGAGAGTCCAAGGGTATTGGAGCCCTTCCAGCCATCAGAGCCCTACACGTGGGAAGACTACGTCGAACGCTTCGAGTTCTTCGCAGTGGCTCAGGGGATCACCGATGCCAGCAAaagaagggccacattcctgagCTACTGTGGGCCTGAGACCTTCAAGCTGGCCAAGGCATTGCTTGCTCCAGCGAAGCTAAGTGAGACATCTCTCAAAGATATTCTTGCCTGCCTAacaagccatttggcgcctactgAGACCAAGATGGCCCGGCGGATGGAGTTTCATAAGAGGCAGCGGGAGTCTGTATCTGCATTTCTAGCTGAACTGCGGAAGCTCGCTCAGCACTGCGACTTCCAAGATCTGGAAGAGACTCTCCTGGATCGGTTTATCGGTGGTCTGAGCAGCAAGAAAGCCAGAAGACGCATCGTGGCTAAAGAAGAGGTTACCCTTGCTTCAGCCTTGAAGGAGGCCACCGCCACGGAGAATTATGAAAGAGAGGAGCTTGATGCCAGTCGCAAGGCCCCTAAGCCACAGATAGAAGTTGCGCATGCCATGGACGAGCTAGAGGCTACTCCGAGCCAGAGCCCAATCCGTGGGGTAGAGTCAGTGCGTCAGGCCTGCACAGTGCACAAAGATCACCGAGGCAGGTGCCCTGGTTGTGGCGGAAACCATGAGCGGAAGAGTTGTCGTTTCCGGGATGCTATGTGCTGGACGTGCGGGAAGACAGGTCACATCGCCAGGGTCTGTAGATCGGCGGCGTTGGGAGCGACAGGAGCACCTAGACTGGAGCATCGCAGACCGCCCACAGCAAACCATGTTCTAAAGGACTGCCACTACGTAACGGAGATCAACGGGAGGGTCGTGCAGTTTCCAGCGCAAGGCAAGGCACACATCAAGGTGAAGATTGAGGGTCAGCTGTGAGACATGGAGGTGGACTCCGGATCTGGATTCACTATCGTGTCGGACCAGACCGCGAGGACATTCTTCCCCAGGGGTAAGTTGCCCCCTCTGGAGCCCTTCCCGGCAACTTTGCAGTCATACTCAGCGGGCCGCATCCAGGTCATGGGAATGTGTGCCGTGAGAGTACAGTTCCGGGACAAACAGGCGGTACTCAAACTGGTGATTGCGAAGGGCAGTCGCCCCAGTCTCCTGGGCACTGACTGGTTCCCCGCCCTGGGACTGAGTATATCAGGGCTTAATTCAATCCAAACCTGCCCTGAGATGAGCGAGGCATCATGCAAAGAATTTGCTGGTCTCTTTAATGGAAAACTGGGTTGTTATAAAGGGCCCCCAGTTGACTTCGAATTGGACCCTGGGGTGGCCCCAATCCGACTCAAACCAAGGCGAGTGCCATTTGCACTGCAACCCAAGATCGAAGCAGAGCTGGATAAATTGGTCAAGCAGGGAGTTCTCTCACCCGTGGACTCTGCTAAGTGGGAGACTCCAATCGTCACGCCCCTTAAAGCAAATGGGGAAGTCAGGATCTGTGCAGATTACAAATGTACTATCAATAAGGCACTCAGGGGAAACTCATACCCCATTCCAGTCGTATCACATCTGTTGGCTAAACTGGCTGGGGGCAAGGTGTTCGCCAAAATTGACCTGGCACAAGCTTACCAACAGCTGCCAGTAACCCCACAATCAGCGGAAGCACAGACTATTGTCACACATAAAGGGGCGTTCAGAGTTAACAGATTACAATTTGGAGTTTGTGTGGCCCCAGGGATTTTTCAAGGGCTCATGGAACGCCTGTTAAGAGGTCTGCCGGGGGTCTTGCCATTTTTTGATGACGTTTTGATTGCTGGAAAAGACCCACAGGAACTGGTTGCGCGTGTCCGTGCAGTGTTGCTCAAGttcaaggaggtggggttgcaactgaaaaaggaaaaatgcagttTTGGGGTGCCAACTGTGGATTTCTTGGGGTTTAAAATTGATGCATCAGGCGTCCACCCCACAGATGCTAAGATTAAGGCCATCATCGAGGCACCACGACCACagaacaagacggagttgcagTCATTCCTGGGACTTATTAACTTTTATCATTCATTCTTACCCCAGAAAGCTTCAGTAGCTGAACCGTTACATAGACTGCTGCAGAAAAAGAATGTGTGGcgatgggggcaggggcagcagaagGCTTTTGACTCCTTGCGAGGAATGCTGAGTAGCAGGAGCGTCCTTGCTCATTATGATGAGTCGAAGCCGCTGGTCCTGGCATGTGATGCCTCTCAATACAGCCTGGGGGCGGTGCTGAGTCATAGGGAACCGGATGGGTCGGAAAAGCCCATCTCTTTCTATTCCCGTACGTTGTCGCCCACGGAGCGCAACTATGCTCAAATTGACAAAGAGGCGCTTGCAATTGTGGCAGGAATCAAAAAGTTCCATGATTATGTGTACGGTcgccatttctccattgaaacggACCACAAACCACTATTAGGGTTGTTCAACCCGAACAAGCAAACGCCACAAATTCTCTCCCCCAGAATGTTGCGTTGGTCTATATTCCTGAACGGGTTCCAGTACACCTTGACCCATGTGCCGGGGAAACGGTTGTGCCACGCTGATGCGCTGAGTCGATTGCCACTTCCTGGCGGGAGCAATGAGGATCCTGCTCCAGCGGAGCACATAATGATGCTGGAAACACTTCCGGGGGCTCCTGTAACGGCTACTGATATAGCTGAGAAAATGAGGAAAGATGCTGTTCTCTCCCGTGTCCTcacttgggtggggagggggtggccagGTGGTCCGCATGAAGACAAATTCAGGCCTTATGCGACAAGGCAGCACGAGTTGTCCATGCATAAGGGTTGTCTCCTGTGGGGAGATAGGGTGATCATCCCAGCACCACTGAGAAACAGGGTTCTTGAGACGCTTCACATGGGACACCCGGGAATGGTCAGGATGAAGTTGCTAGCCCgatgttatgtgtggtggcctggAATGGACCAGAACATAGAACAATGGGTACGAACATGCAAGGCATGCCAAGAGGTGCGGCCAGAAGTGGCCAGAGCACCAGTTCACTGGTGGGAGCAGTCCAGATCTCCCTGGAGCCGGCTGCACTTAGATTTTGCTGGGCCATTCCAGGGGAAGGTCTTTTTGGTTATCGTCGATGCATATTCCAAATGGTTAGAAGTGGCGATGGTCCCTAGCATGGCATCAGCTGCCGTAATCAAGGTGTTGAGgcagctgtttgcaacccacgggttaCCTGAGACCATTGTATCAGATAATGGGGCAGCTTTTGTATCCCAAGAATTCAGGGCATTCTTGGCTGATAACTTCATAAGAGGGGTCACATCCGCGCCCTTTCACCCATCCTCCAATGGGCAGGCTGAGCGCATGGTAAGAACAGCCAAAGAATCCATTGTGCGCTTAATGGAGGGTAACTGGTCAGCTCGCATCGCACGAATGTTATTTTTGCAGCATGCGACGCCGTGCACTGCGACGGGCAAATCGCCAGCTGAGCTGCTCTTGGGTAGAAGACTGGTAACGGTGCTGGATTATGTCCACCCGGATAAAATGCCAAACCGTAATTCAAGAGCAACCCCCCAGGCTGAGACTGACACAACAAGGTATCTCGCCCCTGAAGACCTGGTCTGGGTGAGGAACTATTCACGAGGTTCGCGGTGGGTGGCTGGTGTGGTCACCCGGACTAGTGGACCTGTGTCCTATTATGTGACCTTGGAAAATGGGCAAGTTTGGAAGAGACATatagatcagctgaggcgccgggCGCTCAGCAGGGAGGAGTCAGATAATTCATCCCTGGCTAACGACGCAGAACTGCAAGACCAGAGTGAAAATGGCCCAGAGGCGCAGTCACCAGGGGCTTCAGCAAATGAACCAGGGTCTGCTAGTCCTCAGGATGACGAGGTACAGGTAGGGGACCCTGAGATGTCTGGGACTCCATCTGTTCCTGACGAAACCCCTATAGCGGCCCCCCTACCACAGGTAACACCCAATCCAGAACCGGCAACACCTGTTGTCAGGAGATCAAGTAGAAGTTGAAGGACCCCACAGTACCTGAGAGATTACgtctgctgtgctcactagggggggaggggtgttgtgtattgagtcaaaggattttatatctgtattattattgtctgtatttgcattagggtaaagtaactgccttttggttccagagggtacagctactattggttcatttaagctgctgtatttggatcctctgtcttattggtttcctccaaaaggcaggactgtgattgcctgatattgttccctccaaaatgtatcctttatAGCTAGTTCTCTGTCCCTATATAtgtagctctcccctcctcaggTCTTAGTCTTGTTTGctgtaataaagaagtgttactagagaactgtctccagcatattatgtcaagagagctgaaatcacaaaccccacgtcacaacaaatacagagcatgaaatccactctcgactccgagtatatttcaggggaagagctgtttgggatatttcctgcttgtgaattattatttttgtctgtgtgtgtgtgtgtgtctgtgtgtgtgtaaaacacatgcctaaagctttaaatctgggatgggcatggaagttccgaggtgggccaccaggtggcactgcaggccatgctccagctgctgctgctgctgctgctacaggtgccagtaagtctcgcattttcaacctcttcctcctccattgcactagctaaatgattccttgctggactcccatcgctgaggccaaatgtacctttaccgagcaaaatatcctttcaaattatacacccagcacatggaacctgacaaaggggcaatacaagtggactctctgtgcccttaccacagtaaaaagagtgatactggtgagctgtaaaaataaaaatgcgtctcccttctatgattagattgaagacttctacaaactcaccacatatgaacaacctgcagataaacgcagacttgccatggacaaattcaatgatacagtggtacctcgggttaacatacacttcaggttacagactctgcttgtagcctttttagcctcgggtgaaaagagctttgcgcccgggacagggaaatgggagtcaacagacactcaaggaatagtttcagagaaaagctttattctgccatccggggtggcagaaggagcaagtgtgatagattcacaaaacaagcatgagttcacagccatttgcgcagagcatatattccccttccagttccctcccctttctcctcctcctcaagagtcctgccccattgtgatgaaattccagtgcctgtcttcggagaacttcctgacattagtgacgaagatgcctccactgctgaaggacatgaagaagaagtggttcttgaagatgatgctccacatccattttcccaaaaggagttgaatgatctagttcgcgacctcagcttgtcaaaggactctgccgaactgttggcaaccagattgaaggggggaaaactcctctctgacatcagcttcttccacaacaggcatcaagagtacctccgttttttctcagaagagaaggacttggtgtactgtgcagatattgcgcagcttctgctcaagcttggagtgccacagtacgaaaccaaagattggagactgttctttGACAGCAGCAagtgatcactgaaatgtgttctgctacacaacagcaaccagtttgcctctatacccctggctcactcgactacactgaaggagaactatgaagcagtgaagtatgtgctggagaaaattggttatggtcagcataagtggtttatttgtgttgacctgaagatggtgaactttttgttgggacaacagtctggcttcaacaagtacccatgttttctgtgcatgtgggatagtagggaccgtgctcagcattacacgaagaaggactggcctgtgcgggaggaattggtgccttgcaaagaaaggaacgtcatcaacgaccctctggtggacagggacagaatactcttcccaccgctgcacatcaagctcggcttaatcaagcagttcaccaaaggctctggacaaggatggtgactgcttcacttgtgccaggattgaccatggagaagttgaaagctggcatctttgacggtcctcagatccgtcagctcatcagagatccagagttcagaaactcaatgaacgaaatggaactggaagcgcggaaggcatttgttctggtaatgaagaactttctaagcaacaataaggtcagaaactatgcagtacttgtcaacaacatgctgactgctttcagaaaccttggctgcaacatgagcgtcaagatgcactacctattttcacatatggaccggtttcctgagaacctgggttcaatgagtgacgagcagggggagagattccatcaggacatgaaagagatggagaccaggtatcagggtcgctgggacgcagtcatgatggctgactactgttggactctgaagagagacctccctgccgctgagcattccaggagttccaagaaacggaagttcaaaccctgaagtttgaaaaatggtgaagcaacatgcaatttatgtgtacttaactttttcaatgcccaccattcagtttacagtaatcgatgtttctatcaggtaatcattatatgttcttggaaaaacattattttctcttaaaaacatatttaggatgatatgtgttgacaaaaatcagctgataatgccacaaaatgtaatcgattttgtcacaagatctgattttttacaaatcaacatagcactgTTGGTTgaaaagcagagtcccgtgcccagcggaaggatgaggagtacgtactacatactctatattgctttatttacagttcaaagctggtatattacagaaagacatcttgcctctgccggagcagataatgcatcctctctcctcgacatcTCGGAGAGAATCACCCAGTGAAactgcaaagaacagtgaaaaacaggaaaccagtgtacgtcacatccagtctccctttcccgtgagaaactccaacagtacagactgtggaatgtaaacacctgtctcgtgacaagccctttcgctgcacagtgaaggaaagcagaaaccaacatcctccccctttctgtgaacatcactgggcagcgtgttcgtacaatatcaatacaaacccaacttctgcacataggtacagtgttgatcccttgatacaatcttggacaatacatcagcaggaatttcattacctggcatataggacaccgttacgagtcccttctgaatacattccctagcatgctgcaactttaattgcaagtgcttcgtgctttgcttacaaccttcagacttcagcaaagccaaacatgctttgttgtcctggtaaacctggattggacgtttgacaggaattttcatatctttgcacaattgtaccaaccattcacaatccttaagtgaataagacagtgcattcagttcagcttcacaagtacttaagctaattgttgtttgcttcttgcatgaccaatcaaacagaccctgattgtacatgtagcaaactccagacgtatttttcctgtctgtagtgtcacttccaaaacttgcatctgcaaatatcttaagaccaccagacttctgattgttaaatctcagtctgtaatgcatagtgcctttcaaataccgtgctatgcgtttcagagctttccaatccttgactctaggattgttgacttgtctgcttagcaaattacagctaacagcaatgtctggtcttgaacatctggcaatgaagtttagcttgcctagcacacttctgtacagtgtagtgtcagaaaatgcttcttcagtgtcatctacctgataacctgttgtcatcggtgtgtctacagggttagcatccatcagatttagtttgcttaacacatcagcaattttccgtgactggtgtactagaatgttaccatcttgatctctctctatttccagagataggtagttgtttacctcaccaagatctttcatgtcaaagtgctctttcagttgagctagggcgttattgtacattgtgacatctttccaaaagaataataaatcatcaacataaaacaaacagtacagtttcttttgcccctcctctttgacaaatacacatggatcagctttcccttgctgaaaaccttgagaaaacaatacttcagtgagttttgtgtgccaacaccgtgcactttgtttgagaccataaagggatttcttcagagcacaaacaaatccctgttttacctgtacgccatcaggtggaagcatataaagtgattcatctagagatccgtacagaaaagctgtattaatatcatggtgactaatgtgtagattttcctctgcagctagcttgagcataagcctaatgctttcatacctcactgtgggtgagtaggtctcgtgatagtcttcacctggtacctgtgcaaaacctctggctaccaatctggctttgtgtctgactatcttgccattttgatctgtcttcgctttgaagacccatttgcttccaagcagtttcattcctggaactaccggaactagctcccatgttttgttcctttctaaggaatcaagctcagccttcatggcatttaaccatggctcagcttcctttgaatccaaaccctggatttcttggaaacttgaaggttcaaataccttcttggagcttttaacagctgttactgctatcgtagcaaactcatcagcaaatctctttggaggtctgccttttgtggctctctgtgacctacgaattagccttaagtcttcaacactctcctcttccttcttaggagaaaaacgacctattgtgaacaatggttcctccaattcttgatcagagctttcagagggtcgcatagaggctttcgcactcttgaaatcctctgaatcacccgattcagtttcagattcagactcagaaccttcatcagtgggtgtgggttgtcgtggttgcttttgactatcctcagtctcatcaccgtcatcaggataacattggaaaattcccacattctccccccactttgcattgtactcaacacttctcgtgagcttaattgtcttagagtcagtcatcgttattctgtaagaccctttctgataacctagaaagataccatgcaatccacgcttgtctaacttggaattttgtggtgagtgaacccacatgtcagaaccaaaaattttcatgtgtttgatgtatggcttcttgccaaacatcttctcatagggggtacaaccaatcgctgaagataacctgcgattgtaactgtaaacaaaacacgagagatattcggcccaataactctctggaagattagcatcatgcagcaaggtttttaacccttgaagcaatgtctgatttgcccgttccgcaagtccattctgccatggcgagcgaggactagacaaatcgtgttgaattcctttctcagtcagaaaagcttcaaactgctgagaagtgaattctcccccgcgatcactgaaaagagtctttatcttcttaccatgcacattttccaaccaagcacagaattccttgaacctaggaaaagcctctgatttctgcttgagattgtacacaaaaatatacctggaaaatgcatcaacgagaaccatgaagtacctatttccacccaaagagggcgctagtggtccaaccaaatctgcatgaacaacctggtatggttccgtagcttgtctactagacaacttacctttcgcagccattttcaccttgtttgctgcgcatgctttgcacttcatgtggtacctgcagggtttaatagtcataccttcaaccaaggcaggcattttagatactgcctcaaaatgcaaatgaccaaattttctatgaaaatcgtgaatacattctgcatgcaaacttttgttagaacctgcaatgcaacaagtgtcatcctgcacaacatcatcataatacaaaacaaacaaacgatcaacatattcagcatgcaatacataatcatttttctttgtgatgatgcacttcttgttcttaaaggaaacgtcaatgttccgctcattcagctgtcctacgctgagcaaattatgtttggcgtctggcacgtaaagcacattctgtatcgataagtccaaactgtgaagaacaacagttccgtagcctttactgggaatagtgtggtcatccgcctggtgaatcgcaccttcctgcggtgtaaaagacacaaacagtctcttatcgttacacatgtggtgggtcgccgctgaatcaacaacgaagaaagatctagatgtcttctggacctctgcaacctttggagtgaagcgtgaaaccatagccttgtgctgcattgtcctagacaccggacctttgcctttgcctcggccttttcacacgatgagctttcgctgcgctgctctgtcttggccctgggatatctgcattccctcttcatatggccaagacgtccacacgagtagcatttcactgccttcaaagctttggcgccatctggtggttccactgcactatgggacgacgtatgtgaagactcccccttgcccatgcagctagcaccccggcgatctgcttcatttaaaatcacggcagtaacatagtccactgtcagctgagcagttggctgcacagcagtctgggttgcaacagactcccaacctgaacccaaagattgtagtatcatgaaagaatacacagcctctggaaagttgagtcctctctgttgca includes:
- the LOC144325855 gene encoding uncharacterized protein LOC144325855; translation: MESPRVLEPFQPSEPYTWEDYVERFEFFAVAQGITDASKRRATFLSYCGPETFKLAKALLAPAKLSETSLKDILACLTSHLAPTETKMARRMEFHKRQRESVSAFLAELRKLAQHCDFQDLEETLLDRFIGGLSSKKARRRIVAKEEVTLASALKEATATENYEREELDASRKAPKPQIEVAHAMDELEATPSQSPIRGVESVRQACTVHKDHRGRCPGCGGNHERKSCRFRDAMCWTCGKTGHIARVCRSAALGATGAPRLEHRRPPTANHVLKDCHYVTEINGRVVQFPAQGKAHIKVKIEGQL